In the genome of Xenopus laevis strain J_2021 chromosome 1S, Xenopus_laevis_v10.1, whole genome shotgun sequence, one region contains:
- the XB5797209.S gene encoding carbonic anhydrase 15, producing the protein MKLHLLCFPFFTWPLIVHGSRGGRWCYSSQDPKCGPDYWKDINHNCGGESQSPINIERSKVKRDSHLGDINFQGYDHAPPGQWKLMNDGQSVILSLNGEVIQSHLNISGAGLPNTYRALQFHFHWGSSTRDGSEHLMDGKRYPMEMHIVHMNAKYQSISEAKKDPQGLAVLGFFFTVSEIDNPSYNILVAGMKNVSLEGEFIELDSTFPLEMLLPPLDTLSRYYRYQGSLTTPDCSEVVIWTVFENPIFISQRQLKIMTETVHFSAHGETLVKMSDNFRTPQPLKGRKLWASKDATVSHSCIVRAPFPGMCLLSLVTYTLLRF; encoded by the exons ATGAAGCTGCACCTGCTCTGCTTTCCTTTCTTCACATGGCCTTTAATTGTACATGGATCTAGAGGAG GTCGTTGGTGTTACTCTTCCCAGGACCCCAAGTGTG GGCCAGATTACTGGAAGGACATCAACCATAACTGTGGGGGAGAGAGCCAGTCCCCAATCAACATTGAGAGGTCAAAAGTCAAAAGAGACAGCCATTTAGGGGACATCAATTTCCAGGGTTATGACCATGCGCCACCTGGGCAGTGGAAGCTTATGAATGATGGACAGTCAG TCATCTTGAGCCTTAATGGAGAGGTGATACAGAGTCACCTAAATATCAGTGGTGCTGGGCTGCCAAATACATACCGTGCTCTCCAGTTCCACTTCCACTGGGGAAGCTCAACAAGGGATGGATCAGAGCACTTGATGGATGGCAAGCGATATCCCATGGAG ATGCATATTGTTCACATGAATGCCAAGTACCAAAGTATCAGTGAAGCCAAAAAAGACCCTCAAGGCCTGGCTGTGCTAGGCTTCTTTTTTACA GTATCAGAAATTGACAACCCCAGTTATAACATACTGGTGGCTGGTATGAAAAATGTGTCTTTGGAAG GGGAATTTATAGAACTAGACTCTACCTTTCCATTGGAAATGCTCCTTCCACCCCTTGACACGCTTTCTAGGTATTACCGATATCAAGGATCATTAACAACTCCAGACTGCTCTGAGGTGGTTATATGGACTGTGTTTGAGAATCCGATATTCATCAGTCAGAGACAG CTGAAAATAATGACAGAAACTGTCCATTTCTCGGCGCATGGGGAGACATTGGTCAAAATGTCAGACAATTTCCGCACCCCACAGCCACTAAAGGGAAGAAAGCTCTGGGCGTCCAAAGATGCTACTGTGAGCCACTCTTGTATTGTCCGGGCCCCATTCCCCGGAATGTGTCTGCTCAGCCTGGTCACCTACACATTATTGCGCTTCTAA